A segment of the uncultured Desulfobulbus sp. genome:
AATCCCCTCTGCTTGCACAACCTGGGGAATCAGGTCTCCAAACCAGGTGGCCAGGCTGTCTGCGTTGATACCTAAGGACAGGGGCATCCACTCCTGGTTGTTTCCCTGGAGAGTTTCAGTGAGCTCCTGTTCGAGTTGTCGTACCTGAAGATAATGTTTGAGGAGCTTCCTGCCAGCTTCTGTGGGCTGGGGGGGTGAGGTTCGGGCAAGGAGAATCTGGCCGCAATACTCCTCAAGTTGCTTGATCCGCTGCGAGACGGCGGATTGGGTCAGATGAAGTTCCCGGGCTCCTTTCTCAAATCCCTTTTCCTCAAGAACAACAGCCAGAGCCTGTACAAGTTTATAATCAAGCACGTTTTTTTCCCCTTTTCCCCGTTCCTGGGCAGTCTCAATGTATCTTTTATTAAAATTTCTAATGTATCATTGAAACAATGAATTTTATTTAAACAACTTCTTTTTGTAAGGTGGTGGCGAACACTGGGGAATCTTGAATAATTGCTTTTTCTTCCAATCTCGGCGTCATGCTCAAAATTTTATCCTCGGAATATCAGGCATATGCCTGCGGTAAAATTTATCGCAATCCTTGACCTTGATTGAAAAATCTAATTATTCAAGACACCCACTGGTTGTTGTTACCACAGAAAAAGGAGTCAAAAATGATGCATACAGCGGGATACAGCCTCATACTCAAGGGATTTGGTTCGGGTATGGGACTTATCGTTGCCATCGGGGCACAGAATAGTTTTGTCCTCAGTCAGGGGATTCGGAATAATTATCCGTACGTCATCGCCTTGGTCTGCATAGGCTGCGATACCCTTCTCATCACCGCTGGGGTCTGTGGGGTCGGCAATATTGTGTCGACATCACCTTTCTTGGAGCAATTTCTGGGGCTGGCCGGGGCCCTTTTTCTCTTTGTCTATGGGGGAAGGAGTTTGTTGTCTGTCTTTCGTTACGGGACTCTGCGTTGCACCC
Coding sequences within it:
- a CDS encoding LysE/ArgO family amino acid transporter; its protein translation is MMHTAGYSLILKGFGSGMGLIVAIGAQNSFVLSQGIRNNYPYVIALVCIGCDTLLITAGVCGVGNIVSTSPFLEQFLGLAGALFLFVYGGRSLLSVFRYGTLRCTQQDQLSLPAAIGTTLSITLLNPHVYLDTLVLMGTLATAQGEEGQWYFAWGAILASTCWFFMLSFGGKRLGPIFSSAYTWKILDACICLVMWSLAYSLVVS